One genomic segment of Chelmon rostratus isolate fCheRos1 chromosome 22, fCheRos1.pri, whole genome shotgun sequence includes these proteins:
- the fam3c gene encoding protein FAM3C — translation MMVRAGGILKLAALVFAFLLAVFLTFQLLEINMDFKMGSVLSRSLPVNEGSTKPVRFKCGLSKPCPLGHFAFKMASGAASVVGPRICLEDKLLMSGVKNNVGRGINIALVNGRTGEIIKTDMFDMWGGDVAPMIKFLKEIEEGTVVMMASFDDPSTKLNDEARKLISDLGSTAINNLGFRDNWIFVGGKGIKTKSPFEQHIKNSADTNKFEGWPEVLEMEGCVPQRQD, via the exons ATGATGGTCAGGGCTGGCG gtatTTTGAAGTTGGCAGCGCTCGTCTTTGCCTTCCTCCTTGCTGTCTTTCTGActtttcagctgctggagaTAAACATGGATTTTAAGATGGgcagtgtgttgt CCAGATCTTTGCCAGTGAATGAAGGCT CAACAAAGCCAGTCAGGTTCAAGTGTGGGCTGTCCAAGCCATGTCCTCTCGGACACTTCGCCTTCAAGATGGCGAGTGGAGCGGCCAGTGTGGTGGGGCCCAGAATCTGCCTGGAGGACAAACT ACTAATGAGCGGCGTAAAGAACAACGTGGGGAGAGGAATCAACATCGCCCTGGTTAATG gCAGAACAGGGGAAATTATCAAGACAGATATGTTTGATATGTGGGGAGGAG ATGTAGCTCCCATGATTAAATTCCTGAAGGAAATTGAAGAAGGCACAGTCGTGATGATGGCCTCGTTTGATGATCCCTCAACAAA GCTCAATGATGAAGCCAGGAAGCTAATTTCTGATCTTGGCAGCACAGCTATCAATAATTTGGGCTTCAGGGATAACTGGATCTTTGTAGGAGGGAAAGGCATCAAGACCAAGAGTCCATTTGAGCAG CATATAAAGAACAGCGCGGACACCAACAAATTCGAGGGATGGCCCGAAGTGCTGGAGATGGAGGGCTGCGTGCCTCAGAGGCAGGACTGA
- the si:dkey-159a18.1 gene encoding sortilin, whose translation MIWRLLVVLGAVGVLLLGAEGRSRGGRTVTFRRTQQDESQGKARARPRRDTSGSSGTSRPSHGPPFTPCRTPLTPAEHKVLDDNTHETGFNGDDGSYVILTWVGDGTGVVLVLSTFSAPIDSFFEGGSSRLYRSTDYGKSFHDISHRINNTFIQEEFGVSVGPGNSVILTADIPVVDNRGGIIFTSTDAGATFKFIQLPFHLAQPITYHFLNPDYLVALSIDGGLWLSLDFGAKWTKVHDGVHSFSWGGGINLFFSYSRVDTVEADERGDLVLKRTRDLGKTFTTIHEDIYSFGYIGAFLFFSVMEDSRSPRVMYFSSDQGDTFSQALLPSASNEQFYSILDGDEDMLFMHVDNPGDTFFGTMYTSDDRGILFSKSLERHLFDGQRKSDFTNITSLRGVYLTNKLDDDGRIRSVISFNRGGTWRQLNKPENVDCGEQVQNCNLHIHGEHSRNNRIIPMLALSEPTAIGLVIAHGTVGDSLSSSQHPDVFVSSDGGYNWRGTLRGPHHYSILDSGGLIVAVEAQRDRQVKTIKFSTDEGQCWKSYNFTEQPFFFAGLASEPGTKAMNVSVWGFRPEEDGQPMWVAVTIDFQSLITRECNDQDYEEWFAHSTDEGDLERNGCVLGVKETYRRLKKQSVCRNGRSFVVSRKQSPCLCTRDDYLCDYGYYRHVNTSECVRQHGAPNKTLELCLSGEEDELLTAGYRKVPSDRCEGGFTPQLAVQTVIRPCGVKTSPGPPARSSSSVPHFDTPRERLVLILVCAGAGVIVVVAVISAVFAVKRVVYRNRTPAYRFSNLRIQDDDSGITADPESATSSNGRACQQDSDDDLIE comes from the exons ATGATCTGGAGACTTCTGGTGGTCTTGGGCGCGGTGGGCGTCCTGCTGCTGGGTGCCGAGGGCAGAAGCCGCGGGGGGAGGACGGTGACTTTCCGTCGGACTCAGCAGGATGAGAGCCAGGGCAAGGCACGCGCACGCCCCAGGAGGGATACCAGCGGCTCCTCCGGCACCTCGAGGCCTTCTCACGGTCCGCCCTTCACCCCCTGCCGGACCCCCCTCACCCCCGCAGAGCACAAGGTCCTGGATGACAATACGCATGAG ACCGGGTTTAACGGTGATGACGGCTCCTATGTGATCCTCACATGGGTGGGCGATGGCACAGGA GTCGTCCTGGTGCTGTCAACATTTAGTGCTCCAATAGATTCTTTCTTCGAGGGAGGCTCCTCGCGCCTTTATCGGAG CACGGATTATGGAAAATCGTTCCATGACATTTCCCATCGGATCAACAACACCTTCATCCAGGAGGAGTTTGGAGTCAGTGTTGGACCGGGGAACTCT GTTATACTGACGGCAGACATACCGGTGGTGGACAACCGAGGCGGGATCATCTTCACCTCCACGGATGCCGGCGCCACCTTCAAGTTCATCCAACTGCCCTTCCACCTGGCTCAGCCGATCACGTACCACTTCCTCAACCCTGACTACCTCGTGGCCCTCAGCATCGAT GGCGGCCTCTGGCTCTCTCTGGACTTTGGCGCCAAGTGGACAAAAGTTCACGATGGAGTGCATTCTTTCTCATG GGGGGGTGGCATCAATTTGTTCTTCAGCTACAGTCGAGTAGACACAG TTGAGGCGGATGAGAGGGGGGATTTAGTGCTGAAGAGGACCAGGGACCTGGGGAAGACCTTCACCACGATCCACGAGGACATCTACAGCTTCGGCTACATCGGcgccttcctcttcttctccgtGATGGAAGATTCG AGGTCCCCCCGCGTCATGTACTTCTCATCAGACCAAGGAGACACCTTCAGTCAAGCGCTGCTCCCCTCTGCCTCCAACGAGCAG ttctACTCCATCCTGGATGGAGATGAAGATATGCTCTTCATGCACGTGGACAACCCGGGAG ACACCTTCTTTGGGACCATGTACACGTCGGACGACCGCGGCATCCTGTTCTCCAAATCGCTGGAGCGCCACCTGTTTGACGGGCAGAGGAAAAGCGATTTCACCAACATCACCTCGCTAAGAGGAGTCTACCTCACTAACAAGCTAGACGACG ATGGCCGTATACGATCCGTCATTTCCTTCAACAGAGGTGGGACATGGAGACAACTGAACAAACCGGAGAACGTGGACTGTGGAGAGCAAGTGCAGAAT TGCAACCTTCATATTCACGGAGAGCACAGTCGCAACAACCGCATCATTCCCATGCTGGCTCTGTCCGAGCCGACTGCTATCGGCCTGGTTATCGCTCATG gTACTGTGGGTGACTCTCTGTCATCGTCTCAGCACCCAGATGTGTTTGTCTCCTCAGACGGGGGTTATAACTGGAGGGGGACACTGAGGGGTCCTCACCACTACAGCATATTGGACTCTGGGGGTCTCATTGTGGCTGTGGAGGCCCAGCGTGACAGACAAGTCAAGACCATCAA GTTTTCCACAGACGAGGGCCAGTGCTGGAAGTCCTACAACTTCACCGAGCAGCCCTTCTTCTTTGCCGGCCTGGCATCCGAGCCGGGCACCAAGGCCATGAACGTCAGCGTGTGGGGCTTCCGGCCTGAGGAGGACGGCCAGCCCATGTGGGTGGCCGTCACCATCGATTTTCAGAGCCTCATTACGAGAGAGT GTAATGACCAAGACTACGAGGAGTGGTTTGCTCATTCCACAGATGAGGGAGACCTGGAGAGAAACGGCTGCGTCCTGGGTGTCAAAGAGACTTACAGGAGGCTGAAGAAACAATCTGTGTGCAGGAATGGGCGAAGCTTTGTGGTGAGCAGGAAGCAAAGCCCCTGCCTGTGCACCAGAGATGATTACTTATG TGACTACGGTTACTATCGTCATGTGAACACCTCGGAGTGTGTGAGACAACACGGCGCTCCAAATAAAACCTTGGAGCTCTGTCTGAGCGGAGAGGAGGATGAGCTTCTGACAGCGGG GTACCGTAAGGTCCCGAGTGATAGGTGTGAGGGGGGCTTCACTCCCCAGCTCGCAGTGCAGACGGTCATCAGACCCTGTGGTGTTAAAACCAGCCCCGGCCCGCCTGCCAGGTCCTCGTCTTCAGTCCCGCACTTTGACACACCG CGGGAGAGGCTGGTGTTGATCCTGGTGTGCGCAGGAGCAGGAGTCATTGTCGTGGTGGCTGTCATTTCCGCCGTCTTCGCTGTCAAGAGGGTGGTTTACAGAAACAG GACACCGGCGTATCGTTTCTCCAACCTCCGGATCCAGGATGACGATAGTGGCATCACAGCCGATCCCGAAAGCGCCACCAGCAGCAATGGCAGGGCCTGCCAGCAGGACTCAGATGAT GATCTCATTGAAtga